From a region of the Aeoliella mucimassa genome:
- a CDS encoding DUF3472 domain-containing protein: MKSRVAFLCLALTMVLAWCTGAARPCTAEELPGQRSASVELTPVPDHTGDYYRTQTTLDGSLYLTADEAFFRQGKLRATGESAAPDPEKLNGGKSFANIEGWQPGDSFEWGVLFRQAGELKVDLSLTADDSVSRWMLTIGSEQHPLAVDSATAKLSVSTKITESQLGQQTIRLTCEHAQGKLSLQQVVLSGEAARDSAVLRQRWRPAAAHARFSSSQATGPIQLWVMELDAVPGEFGCYSPVTTPFGYYGASWEADGRVGTSFNFSLWSFQRGGQEPAIDRLSHLLAIGNPDAEFGGFSHEGTGVKVRGWQPLEGHQSQRQAFALRMEPGDPYSTYYSYYYLADEDRWQLFSIGNKYNGNRPPKSLWVGGFVEVPGPPNRQRTGIYPRTMRYRGWVENTSGEWFPLDQMSNGDIDRATKLTDTERGCTDDGRFKLTAGGWKLYTPAEQKRIANPNATPVAIAPYLEPRHLATLHSVPAEVKLLEVQQQAGVLRGSYTLQGELESSEVTAYWGTQEALTFADRWQHFRTLEQGAAGEHRFELPLTTSGEPVYVRLFLKSRAGQFWSPTTAIAQP, encoded by the coding sequence ATGAAATCTCGCGTCGCATTCCTCTGTTTGGCCCTCACGATGGTACTTGCCTGGTGCACTGGAGCCGCTCGTCCCTGCACGGCGGAGGAGCTGCCTGGCCAGCGTTCGGCGAGCGTGGAACTCACCCCCGTGCCCGATCATACGGGGGATTATTACCGCACGCAAACCACTTTGGATGGATCGCTCTATCTCACCGCCGACGAGGCGTTTTTTCGGCAAGGCAAGCTGCGAGCGACAGGTGAATCCGCAGCACCGGACCCCGAAAAACTCAATGGCGGCAAATCGTTTGCGAACATCGAAGGATGGCAACCTGGCGACAGTTTCGAGTGGGGAGTGCTCTTTCGCCAAGCTGGCGAATTGAAGGTGGACCTCTCCCTCACAGCCGACGACTCCGTCAGTCGCTGGATGCTCACCATCGGTTCGGAGCAACATCCATTGGCGGTCGACTCCGCTACGGCGAAGCTGAGTGTGTCGACCAAAATCACCGAGTCGCAACTCGGACAGCAAACGATTCGACTCACCTGCGAGCATGCTCAAGGTAAACTGAGCCTGCAGCAGGTGGTGCTTTCGGGCGAAGCCGCCCGCGACAGCGCGGTGCTCCGTCAGCGATGGCGACCCGCGGCCGCCCATGCCCGCTTTAGTAGTTCGCAAGCAACCGGGCCGATCCAGTTGTGGGTGATGGAACTCGATGCGGTGCCAGGCGAGTTTGGTTGTTACAGTCCGGTGACAACCCCGTTTGGCTACTACGGTGCCTCGTGGGAAGCCGACGGGCGTGTGGGGACCAGCTTTAACTTCTCGCTCTGGTCGTTTCAGCGTGGAGGTCAGGAACCAGCCATCGACAGATTGTCGCATCTCCTCGCGATCGGCAACCCCGACGCTGAGTTCGGCGGGTTCAGTCACGAGGGAACCGGCGTAAAGGTCCGCGGCTGGCAACCACTCGAAGGCCATCAATCGCAGCGGCAAGCCTTTGCTCTACGCATGGAGCCAGGCGATCCCTACAGCACCTATTACAGTTACTACTATCTGGCCGACGAAGATCGCTGGCAACTCTTCAGCATCGGCAACAAATACAACGGCAACCGTCCTCCAAAATCGCTATGGGTCGGTGGATTCGTTGAGGTGCCCGGCCCGCCGAACCGCCAGCGAACTGGCATCTATCCACGCACCATGCGTTATCGCGGGTGGGTTGAGAATACCAGTGGCGAGTGGTTCCCGCTCGACCAGATGAGCAACGGCGATATCGATCGGGCGACGAAGCTCACCGACACCGAGCGCGGGTGTACCGACGATGGCCGCTTCAAACTCACCGCTGGTGGTTGGAAACTATATACCCCCGCGGAACAAAAGCGGATCGCCAATCCCAACGCGACTCCAGTCGCAATAGCTCCGTACCTCGAACCACGACACCTGGCCACGTTGCATTCGGTTCCTGCTGAAGTGAAGCTGCTGGAAGTGCAACAGCAAGCGGGCGTGCTTCGCGGCAGCTACACTTTGCAAGGCGAACTGGAGTCGAGCGAGGTCACCGCCTACTGGGGAACGCAGGAAGCCCTGACGTTTGCCGACCGCTGGCAACACTTCCGCACGCTGGAGCAAGGTGCAGCGGGCGAGCATCGCTTTGAATTGCCGCTCACCACTTCCGGCGAGCCGGTTTACGTGCGGCTGTTTCTGAAGAGCAGGGCAGGGCAGTTTTGGTCGCCAACGACCGCGATCGCCCAGCCGTAG
- a CDS encoding S41 family peptidase: MRKTPNSFLFQLTAAVGLILGFVVSGTSSQAQSESVAIASEALPQEISQLLAAGRKLEGEHRWGEALAHYEQAVRKHPEDRSLAQRYDIARLHYGVERRYVDRSYLDAVSTLDGNDANDLYNELLLKIDSHYVVNPPWNSLARRGVQSLDVALTKTNFLRHNNIYADKDQLLETRRAIYGPLSQQITTREQALSVARQVAKIANQRVQLRPSAVALEFTSAAAEGLDHYSSFLSGNQLKEIYSQIEGNFVGLGVELKAAPSGGLEIVNVIPGSPAERANIEGGDIITAINGKTITSMSTDEAAGMLTGEEGTYVEVHVVPPHAVAKTGDLIAMPKTRTPFDVNVRREHVDVPSLEEVGIIDEAYGVAYARVPVFQKTTSRDLEQALWDLHSKGMRTLVLDLRGNPGGLLTASVELADKFVAQGRIVSTRGRSAGEDFDYTAHRAGTWRVPLVVLIDDQSASASEIFAAAIHDNRRGTVVGERSFGKGSVQGIFPLGHAGAGIRLTTAKFFSPTGQPISKVGVQPDIVVRRANGSPEGAQTVAYRGDGDDQVLARALEVARSQVVQNDASDNSRR, encoded by the coding sequence ATGCGTAAGACGCCCAATAGCTTCTTGTTTCAATTGACTGCTGCGGTCGGCCTGATCCTCGGGTTTGTCGTAAGCGGTACATCTTCGCAGGCACAAAGCGAATCGGTCGCGATTGCCAGCGAAGCGTTGCCTCAAGAGATTTCGCAGTTGCTGGCCGCTGGCCGCAAGCTCGAAGGCGAGCATCGCTGGGGCGAAGCACTCGCTCACTACGAACAAGCAGTTCGCAAGCATCCCGAAGATCGCAGCCTGGCCCAGCGGTACGACATTGCTCGCTTGCATTACGGGGTAGAGCGCCGGTATGTCGATCGTAGCTATCTCGACGCGGTTTCGACTCTCGATGGCAACGATGCGAACGACCTGTATAACGAGTTGTTGCTCAAAATCGATTCGCACTATGTGGTGAATCCACCTTGGAACAGCCTTGCCCGTCGGGGAGTGCAGTCGCTCGACGTCGCGTTGACCAAGACCAATTTCCTGCGGCACAACAATATCTATGCCGATAAAGATCAACTGCTCGAAACCCGCCGGGCGATTTATGGCCCGCTTTCGCAGCAGATTACCACTCGCGAGCAAGCCCTGAGCGTCGCCCGCCAAGTAGCTAAAATTGCGAACCAACGAGTGCAGCTTCGCCCTTCGGCGGTCGCTCTGGAGTTCACCTCGGCCGCTGCAGAAGGACTCGATCATTACTCGTCGTTCCTCTCCGGCAACCAGCTCAAAGAGATTTACTCGCAGATCGAAGGCAACTTCGTCGGACTCGGCGTCGAGCTCAAAGCCGCTCCTTCGGGTGGGCTTGAGATCGTCAACGTGATTCCCGGCAGCCCTGCTGAGCGGGCCAACATCGAAGGTGGCGACATCATCACTGCCATCAACGGCAAAACGATCACCAGCATGTCGACCGACGAAGCCGCTGGCATGCTGACCGGCGAAGAAGGCACCTACGTGGAAGTGCATGTGGTGCCCCCTCACGCTGTCGCCAAGACTGGTGACCTGATCGCCATGCCGAAGACTCGCACCCCGTTCGACGTGAACGTCCGTCGGGAGCATGTGGATGTCCCCAGCCTGGAAGAAGTCGGCATTATCGACGAAGCCTATGGGGTCGCCTACGCTCGGGTGCCGGTGTTCCAGAAGACGACGAGCCGCGACCTGGAACAGGCCCTCTGGGACCTGCACTCCAAAGGCATGCGGACCTTGGTGCTCGACCTGCGTGGCAACCCGGGTGGTCTGCTAACCGCTAGTGTCGAACTGGCCGATAAGTTCGTGGCTCAGGGACGCATTGTCTCGACCCGCGGTCGCAGTGCCGGCGAAGATTTCGACTACACCGCCCATCGGGCTGGCACCTGGCGGGTGCCGCTGGTGGTGCTCATCGACGACCAAAGTGCCAGTGCCAGCGAGATTTTTGCCGCCGCCATCCACGATAACCGTCGCGGTACCGTGGTCGGCGAACGCAGCTTCGGCAAGGGTTCGGTTCAAGGCATCTTCCCGCTGGGGCATGCTGGAGCCGGCATCCGGCTGACCACGGCCAAGTTTTTCTCTCCCACAGGACAACCAATCAGCAAGGTCGGAGTACAGCCCGATATCGTCGTGCGACGTGCTAACGGTTCGCCTGAGGGAGCTCAAACAGTCGCCTATCGCGGCGACGGCGACGATCAGGTGCTCGCCCGGGCGTTGGAAGTAGCCCGCAGCCAAGTGGTGCAAAACGACGCCAGCGATAACTCGCGTCGCTAG
- a CDS encoding PEP-CTERM sorting domain-containing protein encodes MKIYCTLIALIASLGFQAATFAAFVEPQSWTRGDGGTTYQEWGVFDAYPTDNTPDVGDINPNGTASLTENTGTAFTTSSGNIYGPGGATEFTVTIPEADVPTPQHDITAVVQFSTLGTELDYTSVLLNGLAPVDTAEIDRVALGGFGGSQIDTWMLFNVPYADFGDGVAGVEDLTLEFTASGAHMSLAALSIDTAIRPFGFYAEPNPVPEPTSIALCALIGAGGLVVAARRRFDLNANV; translated from the coding sequence ATGAAAATCTATTGCACCTTGATCGCCCTGATTGCCTCGCTTGGTTTCCAAGCAGCCACCTTTGCAGCCTTTGTTGAACCACAGTCGTGGACACGGGGAGATGGTGGAACCACCTATCAAGAATGGGGAGTGTTCGACGCCTACCCCACCGACAATACGCCTGACGTCGGCGACATCAATCCCAATGGCACCGCGTCGTTGACTGAAAACACCGGAACTGCTTTCACCACCAGCAGCGGCAACATCTATGGCCCCGGCGGTGCGACTGAGTTCACGGTCACCATTCCTGAAGCCGATGTGCCGACCCCGCAGCACGACATCACAGCAGTGGTTCAATTCAGCACCCTCGGTACCGAGCTGGACTACACCAGTGTTTTGCTAAATGGCCTGGCCCCTGTCGATACCGCTGAAATCGACCGTGTTGCGCTTGGTGGTTTTGGTGGTTCGCAGATCGATACCTGGATGCTGTTCAACGTACCTTATGCCGATTTTGGCGATGGCGTTGCCGGCGTCGAAGACCTCACGCTCGAGTTCACCGCTTCGGGGGCTCACATGAGCCTCGCCGCGTTGTCGATCGACACCGCAATTCGTCCCTTTGGTTTTTACGCCGAACCGAATCCTGTGCCAGAGCCAACCAGCATTGCATTGTGTGCCTTGATCGGTGCTGGTGGACTCGTCGTCGCAGCGCGTCGCCGCTTCGATCTGAATGCCAACGTTTAA
- a CDS encoding tetratricopeptide repeat protein, with protein MSCEKSPNESVARRAVELHQRGFTKAAIDILEVELQDHPNRGNLWQLRAELLHHQGRFDLALENLEHALLLVPLQTKGHLLLADCHRRLGHDELATHIYLELAEHTGLEDNDLWQLLRGLAATGNWRQAAEVCRREVQQKPDDDRLLFCLAQSLVRLRQPAERVVPLLRRAIHLAPCNCRYRVVLVLQLLKHHRDQEAYDELRQITATDVDSICCRGCLHRLLQLALSQGDADRAEALARHLAEVNEDQSHHEEDLP; from the coding sequence ATGAGTTGTGAAAAATCTCCAAACGAGTCCGTTGCCCGACGCGCCGTTGAGCTTCATCAACGTGGATTTACCAAGGCTGCCATCGATATCCTGGAGGTCGAGCTTCAGGATCACCCAAACAGGGGAAACCTCTGGCAGCTCCGAGCGGAACTACTGCACCACCAGGGGCGTTTCGACCTGGCGCTTGAGAATCTGGAGCACGCCTTGTTGCTCGTGCCGCTCCAGACCAAAGGGCATCTTCTATTGGCCGACTGCCATCGCCGGCTTGGGCACGACGAGCTTGCAACTCACATCTACTTGGAGCTTGCCGAGCACACCGGGTTGGAAGACAACGACCTTTGGCAGCTATTGAGAGGTCTGGCAGCAACCGGCAACTGGCGACAGGCGGCCGAAGTTTGTCGCCGCGAAGTACAGCAGAAACCAGATGACGATCGCCTGCTGTTTTGCTTGGCGCAATCGCTCGTACGGTTGCGTCAACCAGCGGAAAGGGTAGTGCCGCTGCTCCGGCGTGCGATCCACTTAGCTCCGTGTAATTGCCGGTATCGGGTAGTGCTCGTCCTGCAACTACTAAAGCATCACCGTGATCAAGAAGCGTACGACGAGTTGCGACAGATCACTGCGACCGATGTCGATTCGATATGCTGCCGGGGCTGCTTGCATCGCTTGCTGCAGTTGGCCCTTTCGCAAGGCGACGCTGATCGTGCCGAAGCACTTGCCAGGCATCTGGCGGAAGTCAACGAAGACCAATCGCATCACGAGGAGGATCTGCCGTGA
- a CDS encoding secondary thiamine-phosphate synthase enzyme YjbQ has translation MKSLTKEIWLNIPDRRAIVSLHREVENLVAESGVQDGLVLVNAMHITASVFINDNESGLHADYERWLEELVPFNAGSDPARGGYLHNRTGEDNADAHHKRQIMGREVVVAITDGQLHLGPWEHIFYYEFDGRRKKRVLVKIIGE, from the coding sequence ATGAAGTCGCTAACGAAGGAAATCTGGCTGAACATTCCCGACCGGCGAGCGATCGTCTCGTTGCACCGTGAGGTCGAGAACCTCGTTGCCGAGAGCGGGGTGCAGGATGGCCTGGTGTTGGTGAACGCCATGCACATTACCGCCAGCGTGTTCATCAACGACAACGAGTCGGGCCTGCACGCCGACTACGAGCGGTGGCTCGAGGAACTGGTGCCGTTTAACGCGGGGAGCGACCCCGCCCGCGGCGGCTACCTGCACAATCGCACCGGCGAAGACAACGCCGACGCCCACCACAAACGCCAGATCATGGGCCGCGAAGTGGTGGTCGCGATCACCGACGGCCAACTGCACCTCGGCCCGTGGGAGCATATTTTCTATTACGAGTTCGACGGCCGGCGCAAAAAGAGGGTGCTGGTGAAGATTATTGGGGAGTGA
- a CDS encoding SpoIIAA family protein, translating to MLSQLEIVATGKILHVKATGKLTKEDYETFVPAIEQQIKEHGKLRVLFEMHDFHGWTAGALWEDVKFDFAHWSDVERLAIVGESKWEEGMSVFCKPFTGAKIKYFDQTDLDKAHAWIVSDE from the coding sequence ATGTTAAGCCAACTCGAAATCGTCGCGACCGGCAAAATTTTGCACGTCAAAGCGACTGGCAAACTGACCAAAGAAGACTACGAGACGTTTGTCCCTGCCATCGAACAACAAATCAAAGAGCACGGCAAGCTGCGGGTTCTCTTTGAGATGCACGACTTCCACGGTTGGACAGCCGGGGCTTTGTGGGAGGATGTAAAGTTCGATTTCGCCCACTGGAGCGATGTTGAGCGGTTGGCCATCGTTGGCGAATCGAAGTGGGAAGAAGGCATGTCGGTATTTTGCAAGCCCTTCACAGGAGCTAAGATTAAGTACTTCGATCAAACAGACCTCGACAAAGCCCACGCCTGGATCGTTTCCGACGAATAG
- the hemP gene encoding hemin uptake protein HemP: protein MSEREDHKTPTPNEPEQRIVTSSELMQGGRTLLIEHTGQIYRLTITKNDKLILQK, encoded by the coding sequence GTGAGCGAAAGGGAAGATCACAAAACACCCACACCGAACGAGCCAGAACAGCGTATCGTAACGTCCAGTGAACTGATGCAAGGGGGACGTACCTTGCTGATTGAACACACGGGTCAGATATACCGTCTGACGATTACGAAGAACGACAAATTGATCCTACAAAAATAG
- a CDS encoding secondary thiamine-phosphate synthase enzyme YjbQ yields the protein MMNWTQRNLQFSRKRRGFHLVTRDIVDQLPEIGDLRCGMLHLFLQHTSAALTLNENADPDVQVDLEASMNAIAPESFPYIHTCEGPDDMPAHVKSSLLGASLMIPVQDGHLALGTWQGIYLVEHRNHATPRRVVATLWGE from the coding sequence TTGATGAACTGGACTCAACGGAACCTGCAATTTTCCCGGAAACGGCGCGGTTTTCACCTCGTCACTCGCGACATTGTCGACCAGCTGCCCGAGATCGGCGACCTGCGCTGCGGCATGCTCCATCTTTTTTTGCAGCATACTTCGGCCGCGCTCACGCTCAACGAAAATGCGGATCCCGACGTGCAAGTCGACCTCGAAGCGTCGATGAATGCGATCGCGCCGGAGTCGTTTCCGTACATTCACACCTGCGAAGGACCCGACGATATGCCGGCCCACGTGAAGAGTTCGTTGCTCGGCGCATCGTTGATGATTCCCGTACAAGATGGACACTTGGCACTGGGCACCTGGCAAGGAATCTACCTGGTCGAGCACCGCAATCACGCGACCCCGCGCCGAGTGGTCGCCACGCTCTGGGGCGAGTAA
- a CDS encoding Kelch repeat-containing protein — protein MNQPTKTWLGVMALLLAMAPMAHSHFTWMSSDSEGRALLFFAESPQTPDYKLPEAVTKAEVTLQVADATPQKLTLQTVENEEFIGRQSDTGVVGNGVLTSVCTYGNYHGTLLTYYVKHYAGDLAAATAAEAAKPADGFVFDLRPELIKKGIVLTATRDGEPLEGVAVTLIDPSGDQAEKETGKDGTVKFYHVASGPLGFIANVTEEKEGEENGEKYTSLSHYLTLTFDYAEGTQATAASTDSEKPTPSMDTEDPADTTVESALPPLPEGVTSFGAATCDGYVYVYSGHIGGTHEHTKENYSTHFRRMPLAGGEWEELPFEVPLQGFAVVPFEGKLIRVGGVFSRNAKDEDADMYSTDVVSMFDPETKSWAKLPALPEPRSSHDAVVIDGSLYVVGGWNLQGGTDGEWHDTAWKLDLANLEEGWKPLAKPTFIRRAMAASYLPGKLVVIGGIDDGNDISRDVFALDLATGEWTSLAELPGDGMQGFGVSAWNHEGKLYASGSTGLLYQLSNDGSEWIEVHEFADPRFFHRLLPAGPGRLLMLGGVSMDRRKHVGDSEWVELKPAE, from the coding sequence ATGAATCAACCAACGAAAACATGGCTCGGCGTCATGGCCTTGTTGCTAGCAATGGCTCCAATGGCCCATTCGCACTTCACTTGGATGTCGTCCGATAGCGAAGGCCGCGCCTTGTTGTTCTTTGCCGAGTCGCCCCAAACGCCCGACTATAAACTCCCCGAGGCGGTTACCAAGGCCGAAGTCACCTTGCAGGTGGCCGATGCAACTCCTCAGAAGTTGACGCTCCAGACCGTCGAGAACGAAGAGTTCATCGGCCGGCAGAGCGACACCGGTGTAGTCGGCAATGGAGTGCTCACCTCGGTTTGCACGTATGGCAACTACCACGGGACTTTGCTCACCTACTACGTGAAGCACTACGCGGGCGACCTGGCTGCCGCGACCGCCGCCGAAGCCGCTAAGCCGGCCGACGGTTTCGTATTCGACCTTCGACCAGAGCTGATTAAAAAAGGCATCGTGCTCACCGCCACGCGGGATGGTGAGCCGCTCGAGGGAGTCGCGGTCACTCTGATCGATCCCTCTGGGGATCAGGCCGAGAAGGAAACCGGCAAGGACGGCACGGTGAAATTCTATCATGTAGCTAGCGGACCGTTGGGCTTCATTGCCAACGTTACCGAAGAGAAAGAGGGCGAAGAGAACGGCGAAAAGTACACTTCGCTGTCGCACTATCTGACGCTCACCTTCGACTACGCCGAGGGTACCCAAGCCACGGCCGCGTCGACCGATTCGGAGAAACCAACCCCATCGATGGATACCGAAGACCCAGCGGACACCACCGTTGAATCGGCTTTGCCTCCTCTTCCGGAAGGGGTGACAAGCTTCGGCGCAGCGACCTGCGATGGTTACGTCTACGTGTATAGCGGTCACATCGGCGGCACCCACGAGCACACGAAGGAGAACTACTCCACGCACTTCCGCCGGATGCCGCTCGCCGGCGGCGAGTGGGAAGAGCTCCCCTTCGAGGTCCCGCTGCAGGGCTTTGCGGTAGTGCCGTTCGAAGGAAAGCTGATCCGCGTCGGCGGAGTGTTCTCGCGCAATGCCAAGGACGAAGACGCCGACATGTACTCGACCGACGTCGTCTCGATGTTCGATCCTGAGACTAAGTCCTGGGCTAAGCTGCCGGCGCTGCCGGAACCGCGTAGCTCGCACGACGCGGTCGTGATCGACGGCTCGTTGTACGTGGTCGGCGGCTGGAACCTCCAAGGCGGCACCGACGGCGAGTGGCACGATACCGCTTGGAAGCTCGACCTCGCAAACCTCGAAGAAGGCTGGAAGCCGCTGGCGAAGCCGACCTTTATCCGCCGAGCGATGGCTGCTTCGTACCTGCCTGGCAAGCTCGTCGTGATCGGCGGCATCGACGACGGCAACGACATCTCGCGCGACGTGTTCGCCCTCGACCTGGCAACCGGCGAGTGGACTTCGCTGGCCGAGCTCCCCGGCGACGGAATGCAGGGCTTCGGCGTGTCGGCCTGGAACCACGAAGGCAAACTCTACGCAAGCGGTAGCACCGGCCTGCTTTACCAGCTTTCCAACGACGGCAGCGAGTGGATCGAGGTCCACGAGTTTGCGGATCCTCGCTTCTTCCACCGGCTACTGCCCGCCGGACCGGGCCGGTTGCTGATGCTAGGCGGCGTGTCGATGGATCGCCGCAAGCACGTCGGCGATAGCGAGTGGGTCGAGCTCAAGCCCGCCGAGTAA
- a CDS encoding DUF1559 family PulG-like putative transporter, giving the protein MPSTLRRNAFTLVELLVVIAIIGILVALLLPAVQAAREAARRASCQNNMKQIGLAMHQHNDAFKRLPPAVPEGHEHNTGAMVWILPYLELGNVMDRYDFTLGPDEGANEELSKMVLPVFVCPTMSTLDGSRPNGMASYGISTGSGYSRYPVNVKTGEPDPNTHNGAIIDPVRGKTSIAKITSADGTSQTFLAGELDFGLLNYADRTAGTGTTAGGTTRWAYAYPGVSWCSTAGVFNSDRLINGFLEWETFRGDHPGGVMMLFVDGSVRMVDEETADEVLDGMATTAGGEIIE; this is encoded by the coding sequence ATGCCTAGCACGTTGCGTCGAAACGCCTTTACGTTGGTGGAACTGTTGGTGGTGATTGCCATCATCGGCATCCTGGTGGCTTTGCTATTACCGGCCGTGCAGGCGGCTCGCGAGGCGGCCCGCCGCGCGAGTTGTCAGAACAACATGAAGCAAATCGGTCTGGCGATGCATCAGCACAACGATGCATTCAAGCGACTGCCGCCGGCTGTGCCAGAAGGGCATGAGCATAACACCGGTGCCATGGTCTGGATTCTTCCTTACCTGGAACTCGGTAACGTGATGGATCGCTACGACTTCACGCTCGGCCCCGACGAAGGAGCGAACGAGGAGCTGTCGAAGATGGTGCTACCAGTATTCGTCTGTCCCACGATGTCGACACTCGATGGCTCGCGCCCAAATGGAATGGCCAGCTATGGCATCAGCACCGGTAGCGGCTACTCTCGCTACCCGGTAAATGTAAAAACCGGCGAGCCCGATCCCAATACGCATAACGGAGCGATCATCGATCCCGTACGGGGCAAGACCTCCATCGCCAAAATCACCTCGGCCGATGGCACGTCGCAAACGTTCCTGGCGGGCGAGCTAGATTTTGGTCTGCTGAATTATGCCGACCGCACCGCCGGCACTGGCACCACTGCCGGCGGCACCACCCGCTGGGCCTACGCCTATCCTGGTGTTTCGTGGTGTTCCACGGCCGGCGTGTTTAATAGCGACCGGCTGATCAATGGTTTTCTGGAATGGGAGACCTTTCGCGGCGATCATCCCGGCGGCGTGATGATGCTGTTTGTCGATGGATCGGTTCGCATGGTGGATGAAGAGACCGCCGACGAGGTACTCGACGGCATGGCCACCACCGCAGGAGGCGAAATCATAGAGTAG
- a CDS encoding IS110 family RNA-guided transposase gives MENHLQSTWIGIDVSKYHWDIVVAGQPQMHHWSAGQEGCQQLRQLLVQHQVTHACLEATGGCERMLVDFLREQGIAVSVVNPRQIRDFARAQGQLAKTDRLDALVIARYAVLMQPKETQKPSENEQKLRSLRTRRQQVSDALTREKNRRGTQRDEQVRQSIEEAIDFYQRQLEQLDQQIQQLIKADPQFQERSSLLVTVPGVGTTTAAALLADMPELGTLNRREVARLAGLAPINRDSGTLRGKRMIGGGRAAVRQGLYMATLVATQHNPIIREHYQQLLQRGKAKMTALTACMRKLLLILNAMIKTKTDWKCSKET, from the coding sequence ATGGAAAACCATTTGCAAAGTACTTGGATTGGGATCGATGTTTCCAAATACCACTGGGACATCGTCGTTGCGGGGCAACCGCAGATGCATCATTGGTCTGCCGGTCAAGAAGGATGCCAGCAACTTCGGCAGTTGTTAGTGCAGCATCAGGTGACCCACGCCTGCCTGGAAGCCACGGGAGGTTGTGAACGCATGCTAGTCGACTTCCTTCGCGAGCAAGGGATTGCGGTGAGTGTCGTCAATCCACGTCAGATTCGCGACTTCGCCCGCGCGCAAGGTCAGCTCGCCAAGACCGATCGCCTCGACGCGCTGGTGATCGCCCGCTATGCCGTGTTGATGCAGCCCAAAGAAACCCAAAAACCCTCGGAAAACGAGCAAAAACTCCGCTCCCTCCGAACTCGTCGTCAGCAGGTGAGTGATGCTCTGACACGGGAAAAGAATCGGCGAGGCACGCAGCGAGATGAGCAGGTGCGTCAGTCGATCGAAGAAGCGATCGACTTCTACCAACGACAACTGGAGCAGCTCGACCAACAGATTCAACAGCTCATCAAAGCCGATCCTCAGTTTCAAGAACGCTCGTCGCTGCTAGTCACGGTGCCTGGCGTAGGAACGACGACGGCGGCGGCCTTGCTCGCCGATATGCCGGAGTTGGGCACTCTCAATCGTCGCGAAGTGGCACGCTTGGCAGGGCTGGCACCGATCAACCGCGACAGCGGAACCTTGCGTGGCAAGCGTATGATTGGCGGCGGTCGAGCGGCGGTGCGTCAGGGACTCTACATGGCCACTCTTGTGGCCACCCAGCACAACCCGATTATCCGCGAACACTACCAGCAACTTCTGCAGCGAGGCAAAGCCAAGATGACCGCTCTCACCGCCTGCATGCGAAAACTACTGCTGATACTCAATGCCATGATCAAAACAAAAACGGACTGGAAATGCTCCAAAGAGACTTGA